Proteins encoded in a region of the Chitinivibrionales bacterium genome:
- a CDS encoding T9SS type A sorting domain-containing protein, with translation MRMVILCTSIVFFFAQVRAIPPGGDNVISTDINNFSLQGSDGSMRIVSVSGQPFTEAIEVTTTSKPANDYLFQLNTPTITSVAGDDILLGIAYLRAIESSVETGEVKVGFIFEKAGTPYTKSASMLLRTGSDEWKTCYIPFQCSDNYAAGDAQVNLKCGYDPQTVEIGGVKVLNYRKTLAIDDLPRTQVTYPGMEPDAPWRAEAEDRIRQYRTGMLDIRVNDGSGDPVPGARVEVEMKQHTFGFGSAVVCGTIMDPNSQNAATYREWIVKLFNRVVIENELKWSDWAWENMGQRQRTLDGLAWLNEQGIDVRGHCLIWPSWRHMPSDAEALAGNPDALRTRINEHITEEVTVCKEYISEWDVINEPYTNHDVMDILGNDEMVEWFKRADNAAPETPLYINDYAILSSGGDNTAHQDHYYNTIKFLKDNGAPIDGIGLQSHFGSDLTPPARLWSVLQRFDSLGLSMQSTEFDINLTDDSLKAHYLRDFMTVLYSHPSITGIIMWGFWAGRHWRPDAALFDEDWTLREHGEAWIDLVKNQWWTDTVGTTDSEGKLSVRCYNGTYKISCTHGDFSMTIDTVMTGGGLSLQVSTAAIGVSSAIPEKLESGAPGVMKLQLTKDYYTHVPHSGNGTAAVVHVQVFDQKGRVVYRRTLDSVPNTGLELVSMAPGVYFLRIYSGGQNLSRRIVVGE, from the coding sequence ATGCGTATGGTTATCTTGTGTACAAGTATAGTGTTCTTCTTTGCACAGGTCCGGGCAATACCCCCCGGCGGTGACAATGTGATTTCCACCGATATCAACAATTTTTCTCTGCAGGGTTCCGATGGTTCCATGCGGATCGTTTCGGTGAGCGGGCAGCCTTTTACCGAGGCGATTGAAGTTACGACGACGTCGAAACCGGCCAACGATTACCTCTTCCAGCTCAACACTCCCACAATAACCTCTGTGGCCGGAGATGATATTCTTCTGGGCATAGCTTATCTTCGCGCAATAGAATCATCGGTTGAGACCGGTGAAGTAAAGGTGGGATTCATTTTCGAAAAGGCCGGTACTCCCTACACTAAATCTGCGAGCATGCTGTTGCGGACCGGCAGTGACGAATGGAAAACCTGCTATATTCCCTTTCAATGCAGCGATAATTATGCGGCAGGTGATGCGCAGGTTAATCTGAAGTGCGGGTACGATCCCCAGACTGTTGAAATTGGTGGTGTAAAGGTGCTCAATTACAGAAAAACACTTGCGATCGACGATCTTCCGCGAACCCAAGTCACCTATCCCGGGATGGAGCCCGACGCTCCCTGGCGGGCTGAGGCTGAAGACAGAATTCGGCAATACCGTACAGGAATGCTGGATATACGGGTCAACGACGGTTCGGGGGATCCTGTTCCCGGCGCCCGGGTGGAGGTGGAAATGAAGCAGCATACGTTCGGTTTCGGTTCTGCGGTGGTGTGCGGAACGATTATGGACCCGAACTCGCAGAATGCCGCCACCTACCGTGAATGGATTGTCAAGCTTTTCAACAGGGTCGTTATCGAAAATGAACTCAAATGGAGCGACTGGGCGTGGGAAAACATGGGACAGCGTCAGCGTACCCTCGATGGGCTCGCTTGGCTTAACGAACAGGGTATCGATGTTCGCGGGCATTGTCTGATATGGCCTTCGTGGCGACACATGCCGTCGGATGCAGAGGCCCTGGCGGGCAATCCTGATGCTTTGCGCACACGAATCAACGAGCATATCACCGAAGAAGTTACTGTGTGCAAAGAGTATATCTCTGAATGGGACGTTATCAACGAGCCCTATACAAATCACGATGTCATGGATATTTTAGGCAACGATGAAATGGTTGAATGGTTCAAGCGTGCCGATAATGCCGCGCCTGAAACGCCGCTCTATATCAACGACTATGCGATTCTTTCGAGTGGCGGCGATAATACGGCTCATCAGGACCATTACTATAACACGATAAAATTCCTCAAAGACAATGGAGCGCCAATCGACGGTATTGGTTTGCAAAGCCATTTCGGCAGTGATCTGACCCCGCCCGCCCGTCTCTGGAGCGTGCTGCAGCGGTTCGATTCGCTCGGACTCTCCATGCAATCGACCGAATTTGATATCAATCTCACTGATGATTCACTGAAGGCACACTATCTGCGTGATTTCATGACTGTTTTATATAGTCATCCATCGATCACGGGCATTATCATGTGGGGATTCTGGGCAGGGCGGCACTGGCGGCCCGATGCCGCACTCTTTGACGAAGACTGGACCCTGCGTGAGCATGGTGAAGCCTGGATCGATCTCGTGAAAAACCAGTGGTGGACCGATACGGTCGGGACCACCGATTCGGAAGGGAAGCTCTCAGTGCGGTGCTATAACGGCACATACAAAATTAGTTGCACTCATGGCGATTTCAGCATGACGATCGATACGGTTATGACTGGCGGCGGTCTTTCTTTGCAGGTAAGCACCGCTGCTATTGGTGTGTCGTCGGCAATTCCCGAGAAGCTTGAATCCGGAGCCCCCGGCGTGATGAAGCTGCAATTGACGAAAGATTATTATACGCATGTACCGCATAGCGGTAACGGCACGGCGGCGGTTGTGCACGTGCAGGTGTTCGATCAGAAGGGGAGGGTTGTTTATCGACGGACGCTTGATTCTGTTCCCAATACGGGTTTGGAACTTGTATCGATGGCTCCAGGAGTTTACTTCTTAAGAATATATTCCGGCGGCCAAAATTTGTCTCGCAGGATTGTCGTTGGAGAATGA
- a CDS encoding NAD(P)H-binding protein translates to MAGKILVTGATGRQGGAVARHLLKDGWDLRALTRSPDKDEALAFRQKGVEIVKGDLGDPQSVRKALDGVYGVYSVQQFWEHGFNKEVQQGKTLADEAKKVGVAHFVYSSVGSAYRSTGIPHFESKWKIEEHIRSLGLRYTILRPVFFMENFMASDMLSSIREGTLALGLDPQKRLQMIAVDDIGAFAALAFKNPDEYIGKEIDIAGDELTGPDIANGFAHIMQKEVKYHQIPIEEIQAFSDEYAIMMEWFNVRGYEADIPALRKTYPELKTFRNWIEMHWATIVGESVRVRI, encoded by the coding sequence ATGGCTGGCAAAATATTAGTAACCGGTGCTACGGGAAGGCAAGGTGGCGCAGTCGCCCGTCATTTGTTGAAAGATGGCTGGGACCTTCGAGCGCTGACACGGTCGCCGGATAAGGACGAGGCTTTGGCGTTTCGTCAGAAAGGTGTTGAGATTGTGAAAGGAGATCTGGGCGATCCTCAGTCTGTACGCAAAGCCCTTGATGGGGTGTATGGGGTCTACAGTGTTCAACAGTTCTGGGAACACGGTTTTAATAAGGAGGTCCAACAGGGCAAGACGCTTGCCGATGAAGCGAAAAAGGTGGGTGTTGCACATTTTGTCTACAGCAGTGTGGGGAGTGCGTATCGTTCGACCGGTATTCCCCATTTCGAGAGTAAATGGAAAATCGAAGAGCATATCCGGTCGCTGGGATTACGCTACACCATTCTCAGGCCGGTGTTTTTTATGGAAAACTTTATGGCGTCCGATATGCTGTCTTCTATTCGTGAGGGGACATTAGCACTGGGGCTTGATCCCCAAAAACGGCTCCAGATGATCGCAGTCGATGATATCGGGGCATTTGCGGCCCTGGCATTTAAAAATCCCGATGAATATATCGGTAAGGAGATCGATATTGCCGGTGATGAGCTTACCGGACCTGATATTGCAAATGGATTTGCTCATATAATGCAAAAGGAGGTAAAATATCATCAGATACCGATCGAGGAGATACAGGCGTTCAGTGATGAATATGCGATCATGATGGAGTGGTTCAATGTCCGGGGCTACGAAGCCGATATTCCGGCGTTGAGGAAAACCTATCCTGAGCTGAAAACCTTTCGGAACTGGATTGAAATGCACTGGGCCACAATTGTGGGAGAGTCGGTGCGGGTCCGGATATAA